Sequence from the Catenuloplanes indicus genome:
GTCGACGACTACGTCCGCGGCGAGGCCGACGCGGACCTGGAGACCGTGCTGGCCGACGGGTTCAGCCACGGCTGGGGCAGCTTCGCCGGCAACCGCGACCTGGTGGTCCGGCTGCGCGAGCACAACGCGTCGGTGCCGCCGGAGGACCGGATCGCGTTCCACGGCTTCGACGCGCCGACCGAGGTCGACTCCGCGCCGAGCCCTCGTCCGTACCTGCTGCGTGCCGTTGATCTGGTCGGCGACCGGGTCTCGGTGGACCGGGCGCGGATCGAGGAGCTGGCCGGGCCGGACACGCGCTGGTCCAGTCCGGACGCGGTGATGGACCCGGCACGCTCGCCCGGCCTGAGCCCGGACGCGGCCGCGTTGCGGATCATCGCCGACGACCTGCTCGGCGCGCTCTGGGCGGCCGGGCTCACGGACGACGTGACGCACGCGGAGACCGCGCTCTGGCTGCTGCGGTACCACGCGGCCGCGGCCGCGCCGGTCGCGTTGAACGTCCGCGTCACGCGCCTGATCGGGCTCCGGGACGCCTGGATGGCCCGCAACCTGATCGACATCCGGGAACGGGAGCGGCGGCGCGGCGCCACGCTGCTGCACGCGCACAACGCCCACCTGCAACGGCACGGCGCCTCCTGGGACGCGGCCGGCTGGGAGCAGGGTGACCTGAACCTGCGCTGGAACCCGGCCGGGCGGATCGCGGCCGGTGTCCTCGGCGACCGGTACCTGTTCCTGGCCGGCAGCCTCGGCGCCAGCGCCGCACTGGGCCTGGCGACACCCGCCGAGGGTACGTTCGAAGCCGCGCTGACGGACGGCCTCAACGTCGGTGCCGAGGCCGGCGACCTGGTGGGCCGTGCCGACGGTGTGCACGGGCACTTCCCGCTCACCGCGGAGCTGATCGCGGACGCGGACGCGATCTGGCACCTCGCGTCCGTGGGCCTGGACGGGCCGACCGAGCCGGAGATCGCCGAACGGATCCGCAACATCCCGGGCGTGACCGAGTTCGTCGCGGACGAGACCGCGAACCGGGACCGCTTCTTCTTCGCCGGTGTCTCGCACCGCATGCCGTTCGCCACGATCGTCGCGCGGGA
This genomic interval carries:
- a CDS encoding DUF6194 family protein, with translation MTFDFSPLLALLDARSTPLEVLAAGEPDHGEPAFQALRNDLLLALAARGFRSVALETDRVRARIVDDYVRGEADADLETVLADGFSHGWGSFAGNRDLVVRLREHNASVPPEDRIAFHGFDAPTEVDSAPSPRPYLLRAVDLVGDRVSVDRARIEELAGPDTRWSSPDAVMDPARSPGLSPDAAALRIIADDLLGALWAAGLTDDVTHAETALWLLRYHAAAAAPVALNVRVTRLIGLRDAWMARNLIDIRERERRRGATLLHAHNAHLQRHGASWDAAGWEQGDLNLRWNPAGRIAAGVLGDRYLFLAGSLGASAALGLATPAEGTFEAALTDGLNVGAEAGDLVGRADGVHGHFPLTAELIADADAIWHLASVGLDGPTEPEIAERIRNIPGVTEFVADETANRDRFFFAGVSHRMPFATIVARDTPGVDEESRLDRPGVFRLNIALGRAEFTRRFGHPPADAAAHRAGVDFARLGVIMPHPAYAVQGWAAVLNPPVALLPELDDLLDRARRRASGEAG